The DNA segment aaaatgtaaaattgttttaaagatgtagaTGGAAATATTTCTAGGCAGCAGTTGGAGATTGTGGTTCTACTTAAGTCATTTATAACATCAGACATCTATTTAGCTTACTCATCATGCATTCTAGGAATTCAAGCAAAGGGCAAAGGATCTTGATGATTTCTACATCTTTCAATATTGCAATAATTCACTataggaaaaaaggaaatgaggtGAAAATATGAAGACCTCTAAAATACACAGTGGACATATTGTTATGGCTAACTAGATAAAGGAAATAAGAGTTCTTTTTCATAGGAGTTGGAGAAGCAAAACAGTATTTCTCACATTCTTATTTCAAAAAACCTTTCTAATATGacaaatgaaatgtaaaaataaagatttttcatctGAATGAGCTGTCTTAACTACTCTGTTTAGCTACACTTGCATAggtattttcaatttctttgtctTCAGGACATGTGTGGGTAAATTCTTCACGAGCATATGCATTGTGGAGATAGCGCCAGACTCCTGAGAATTCTTCTGGTATGTCAAAGTCACGGTATTTCTTGGCAGCAacctaggatttaaaaaaaaagaggaaaaagaaattggTGATAAAAGGAATCAGTAACATGCCTACTCTGTAGGAGCGCATCTCAAAAGTCATGATCGTTGAATATACCTCTGcacaaaaagtacaaaataaatttaaagattattgaatttagcattttaatgttttctctGTGAATTCAAACAAACCTATATGCTTACAATCATGTTCATATCGATGCCTTATAGAGGAAGGGAGCACAGAGAAGGAGCACATATTCCCTCCCCAAGTAGATCAAGAGTTTCTTTCTTTATGTCTGACATAGGACACAAAAAGTAAGTTCTATGTGCAttctatttaacaaatatttgtttatcaTTTGCTATGATGATAGGCTCTGTTCTAAGTATTTTATGTGCTTTAATTTATTGAATTCTCTCCACAATTATGTGAAATAGGTAATATTGTTATCCTTGTTTTATAGACAAGACGGTAGAAAACACTATCCAattcaggaaaaagaaacaagaaggtcACTGTACATCATGCTGGCAACTCCCTTCCTGTGCGGTATTCCCTATACTTACTTTAATAATGTTCAATTTGGGTAACAAGCTGCAGTCAGCCAATGTCATGTGATCCCCATCCAAGAACAATCTTCTGGAAACTGTGAATTCCTCATGACTGTCTGGATCAATTTCATCCAAAAGTGGGGTGTTTAAGTAGTCATCAAGGCGCTTAAATTCTCTGAGCAGAGATTTTTCAAAATCTGAGGAAATTAAGTCATAGGGTTCCTTATAAATGTATTGTTTTCTCAATATGCTTTTCACACCTTTAGACCTCTCTATAACACATTACTTACACTAGCTCTTCAACTACCCACTGATAAAACAGAGTCAGATAAACAGTGAGTGCAAACATTTTGAACTTTCCTTGGGAGGTGCATTGGTAGgaaagtcaaagaaagaaagaaaatcaatatattttatcCAATACAGAAGAGTCAGAAACTGTAATAGGGGATATAGCTCTCATGACTTGGAGGATACTATATCAACATAAGAATATTTCTCAGACGTGGAAGATGCCATgttttaaaaaaccttaaaggTACATAATCCTGCAGTTAGTTGACACCTGGCATGTCAAGACTTTAATTGAGCTAAATTGGTAATTGCTGTATTGAATTGTGCGTTCTAAATCTAATACAACTTCATGGAAGGGAATTTTAGAGTAGAGAATAGAAAGTGAGAGGAAGAGTAAGGTGTTCTCCAATATGTGCTACATATTAGAAAAATCTTACTTTGGTTGAGAGTGGGCAAGTGAGTGAGAAAAATAGAAGTTTAAAGAAAGGTATCTTACTCTTATTTGCCTCCTTCTGTGTATTCTTAATGTATGCAGAAAACTTAGCAAAGAGATTACAGCCCACATCAAAGGACTCCTTGTACTTGGGACTCAGGCGAGGATACCTTAGAAAGAAGCACAAGTGGACTCTCATTTACACATACCAAGGCAGAGACCAGGTGTCTTCACTTGCACTACACTGAGAATGAAAATCTTAGGAAATTGTGCTGGAAATTGAAGGTCCTCAGAAGTCTGTTAGtagaaatatatatctttttctgAATTTCACAACACTTTAATTTCTCAAGTTCACTAGGCAATCAGTTGTCTAGAATTTGATGTTTATTTACTTGTAGAAATCTTGTTTCAAATGGTTTTTAGATTCTGACACCCTTAAAAGCCTATTTGGAAGAAGATGTGGTTGTAATACAATGCATGTTCAGAGAAAAATATGGTTTCAAATACTGTAACTTataaaacagatgaaagattAAAGAGcataagaaagagggaaaaacataGCCAAGATATCATTCTCTTAGTAATATAAAGTTCATTTATCATAACTCAAAAACAATGtgataataaataagaaaataacacaaTCACAAATAAGTACGGAAAGTTATTCAACAAAAAAGCAGTACCTCAtggagttatctgtacctcatgcTCACTGCAGCTTCATTCACAAAGGCCATGACATACAAAAACTTAACTGTCCACTTTTGAATTAGTAAGAATCCTCAATATGCAATAAATAGGCCAGTATCCCAATATCTTAAGTAAAATAGTATCCTGTAAAGTGCTGTACCTTGGAGGAATTAGTGTCTGTTCTAAAAACTCTTCAATTTTAATGAAGTCTGTTTTTAATTCCTTGTTATACACCAGAAATGGAGGATTGGTACCTGGGGCTAAGTCTTTAAGTTCTTCAGGTTTTCTATAATTGTTGAAAATAAACAGAGTTAGACTTCTAAATAAAGTACACGTTATACAAAGACCAACAATATATTGCTGTCTACTGATCTCAATCCCCAGAATTTTACATGTCATGATTTCTCTTACCTGGTCATGTCAACAGTAGTCACATTGAATTTAACTCCTTTAAGCCAGAGGATCATGAAAAGGCGTTGGCAAAAGGGACAATTTCCAATACTTTCCCCATCACTACCAGcctaataagaaaaagaaagacctcagctcattcatttgtttaacaaatatgtattgagtGCCTGCTGGGAAACGAGCTAGCTGCTGGAGACAGTTGGAAGTCCTAATCCCATGAATTCTATCATTTATGATCAGAGAGATATAATGAATCCAATAATCTCAATATACACAAAATTACAAGTGTCATGAGCACAAAAGTATTATAAATGTTATGTTACTAgaatttatataataattttcttATTGATGGGTATTTAGAGTGTCCAAAAATTTCTTCCACTTCTGAGATTATGTCTTTAGgattaatctttaaaacaagaatgCTGGGGCcggctcctgcagtgccagcaccccatatgggcaccagtttgagtcccggctgctctacttctgatccagctctctgctatggcctgggaaagcagcagagggtggcccaagtccttgggcccctgcacccacatgggagacccataaaaagctcctggctcctggcttcggatcagtgcagctgcggctgttgcagccaatcagggaatgaaccagtggatggaagaccactctctctgtctctctgtctctctgtctctctctgtgcaactctgagtttcaaataaattttaaaaattcatacttattttaaaaaagtaaacaaattagaagaaaggattttgcatattttcaccataaacaaacattaaatgcTTCAGATATTTATACTGGTTGggcattacacaatgtatacaaaaatcaaaacatcacatagtaccccataaacatgtatcatttttatgtctgtgaactttttaaaataaagaaatattttccctATTGTTTGAGTATGGCACACTTTTCTACtttgatattttatatgtattgaaTTTATTTGTGGATCCTCTAttgattcattcactcactcaatgAATATTCACTTACAAAATACTTACCTTTAAATATACACCAGGAATTATATATAATAAGATCAGatactataataaaaatattatcccAAATTAACTTTCAGTTTTAAATAGAGATACATGTTTTGAAGGAAGGAAGTTCACTTTATCAGTGTGTAACAGAAAAACCCAGAGAATTCTATGTGAAGTCTGTCAGTGAAGGCCTTTCCTCATGAAATGGCATTCAAACTGAGTTCAAAAGATGATAGGAGTTAACCGGGCAAATGGGCATAAATAGGGTATTTTAACCAGAGGGAATATTACGTGGATAGGTATTGCAAAAGGTCAATGTGACTGGGATTCAAAGAGTAAaggagagaataaaaaaaaaatcagtaagttgGGGTACTTCAAAGCTAATATCTTTTGCTTTTCAACAGAACTATTAAGAAAatgagggggcggagccaagatggcggaatagtgagggcgcgcaccgatagtctgagaaaatttagtttaataaaaggggagttacggtagcctcagaaaaaagaaccaggaaaatattgcagaggaaacccttctggattgagtggtcgtgaatcggaggacctactgggagaacaaggtcgcccaccgcgcggaagccgagccgcgggaccgagctgcgcaagccgagctgcgggaccgagccgctggaacgtgaggtgagcccgagacaccggcaggcaagcggagagaggagactagagggaacgacccccggggagggggggaacatcaccaggctaactggaagagagagaggtgactggtacggacacgggtttctctctctccgctcacctctcaagggcgagcaagacaaagagcaggcgccatcttggacatacgtcataagcagagcgacctcaggtctgcaccggccctgagcctagcagaaaaacctgactctgggcggggcgaattaacaggagattaggacctagtaaatttgtggtgctactgaactgagactgtgaaaaaagagacggtgggggagagaactcacggaattcacgtgagcactctccagagatgctacaattccgtaactttggcaagccagtgggagactgaaggagaatttgagcccactctaagggccgaacagattccttgtgtggtccttgggaaagagcttctgatctctggctcctgtgggtatatcatttgcctgctaactacctccaatttgttcagctgtgcagaataacttcccttttgaatcaaaaaaaaaaaaaaaaagaaagagagagagagagagagaggtttatcacgcctaacctgggagtgtcacctttggcacaccaaacagagctctcaggccacacccatctcaagccctaaggctccatcaaaaacagatagtccacttaatctagagtcatagtataacaagaaaaagcaccacagtgaagaaaccaaatatctccaatatgccaaataacaaacacaaaaaccaaggtaataaaaacaaggaagtcaccatgaagccctcaaatgaaaaagacaccccaattcaagattatgaggatgatgatatagaagaaatgcaagaagcagatctcaaaaaattgataagaacattaagaagttctcaaaaacaaattcttgaactacagaaatccttaatggacaagatacaaaatctctctcgtgaaaatgaaatattaaggaggaataaaaatgaaacgaaacaactagtacaacaggaaactgggatagtgactgaagtgaagaattcaatagatcaaatgaaaaacacaatagagagccttacaaacagaatgggtgaagcagaagagagaatatcggacttagaagacagagaacaggaaaggatacagtcagaccaaagaaaagaagaggaaattaggaatctaaaacatattgtcgggaatcttcaggatactattaaaaaaaccaacattcgggttctaggagttcctgaaggcatggagagggagaaaggattagaaggcctttttagtgagatattagcagaaaatttcccaggtttggagaaggacagagaaatcctagtacaggaagctcacagaacccctaataaacatgaccaaaagagaccctcaccacgacacgttgtaattaaactctccacagtgaaacataaagaaaagatcctaaaatgtgcaagagagaaacgtcagattactctcagaggatctccaatcagactcacagctgacttctcatcagaaactctacaagccaggagggaatggcgagatatagcccaggtactaagagagaaaaactgccagcccagaatattatatcctgcaaagctatcatttgtgaatgaaggttttcatagcaaacagaaatggaaagaatttgttgccactcatccagccctgcaaaagatgcttaaagatgtgttccacacagaaacacagaaacacggtcatcaatatgaaagaaggtaaaggaaggaaaccaaggaaggaaagctcacagcaaaagatcacagggaattcaaagcatatattagaacttatctttggcaaatggcagggcaaagttaccacttatcattagtcacattgaacgtgaatggcctgaactatcccgttaaaagacacagattggctgattgggttaaggaacaaaacccatctatttgctgcttacaagaaactcatctttccaacaaagatccatacagactgaaagtgaaaggctggaaaaagatataccatgccaacagaaatgaaaaaagagcaggcgtagccatcttaatttcagacaacataaactttaccacaaaaaccgttaagagagacaaagagggacactacataatgattaagggatcaattcaacaggaagatataacaattatcaatgtatatgcacctaactacagggcaccggtttatctaaaagatttgttaacggacttaaagggagacttagaccccaatgcaatagtactgggggacttcaatactccactctcagaaatagacagatcaataggacagaagatcaacaaggatacagtagatttaaacgacactatagcccaaatggatctaacagatttatacagaactttcaatcctacagctaaagattttacattcttctcagcagtacatggaaccttctctaggattgaccacatactaggccataaagcaagtctcagcaaattcaaaagaattagaatcataccaagcagcttctcagaccataaaggaatgaagttggaaattagcaactcaggaatccctagagcatatgcaaacacatggagattgaacaacatgctcctgaatgaacaatgggtcatagaagaaatcaaaagagaaatcaaaaactttctggaagtaaatgaggataacagcacaacataccaaaacttatgggacacagcaaaagcagtgttaagaggaaagtttatatcaataggtgcctacatcaagaaattggaaaggcaacaaatagatgagctttcaattcacctcaaggatctagaaaacctacagcaaaccagacccaaatctagtaggagaagagaaataattaaaatcagagaagaaatcaacaggattgaatcaagaaaaacattacaaaaaatcagccaaacgaggagctggttttttgaaaaaataaacaaaattgacaccccattggcccaactaactaaaaaaagaagagaaaagacccaaatcaataaaatcagagatgaaaaaggaaacgtaacaacagacaccacagaaataaaaagaatcatcagaaattactacaaggatttgtatgccagcaaacagggaaacctatcagaaatggatagattcctggacacatgcaacctacctaaattgaaccaggaagacatagaaaacctaaacagacccataactgagacagaaattgaaatcagtaataaaggccctcccaacaaagaaaagcccaggaccagatggattcactgctgaattctaccagacatttaaagaagaactaactccaatacttctcaaactattcagaacaatcgaagaagagggaatcctcccaaattctttctatgaagccagcatcaccttaattcctaagcctgaaaaagatgcagcactgaaagagaattacagaccaatatccctgatgaacatagacgcaaaaagcctcaataaaattctcgccaatagaatgcaacaacacatcagaaagatcatccacccagaccaagtgggatttatccctggtatgcagggatggtttaatgtgtgcaagacaatcaatgtgatacaccacattaacagactgcagaagaaaaaccatatgattatctcaatagatgccgagaaagcatttgataaaatacaacacccgttcatgatgaaaactctaagcaaactgggtttggaaggaacattcctcaatacaatcaaagcagtctatgaaaaacccacagccaacatcctattgaatggggaaaacttggaagcatttccactgagatctggtaccagacagggatgtccactctcaccactgctattcaatatagttctggaggttctagccagagctattaggcaagaaaaagaaattaaagggatacaaattgggaaggaagaactcaaactatccctctttgaagatgatatgattccttatttaggggatccaaagaactctactaagagactattggaactcatagaagattttggcaaagtagcagggtataaaatcaatgcacaaaaatcaacagcctttgtatacacagacaatgccatggctgagaaagaacttctaagatcaatcccattcacaatagctacaaaaacaatcaaataccttggaataaacttaaccaaggacgttaaagatctctacgatgaaaattacaaaaccttaaagaaagaaataaaagaggatatcaagaaatggaaaaatcttccatgctcatggattggaagaatcaatatcatcaaaatgtccattctcccaaaagcaatttataaattcaatgcaataccaatcaagataccgaagaccttcttctcagatctggaaaaattggtgctgaaatttatatggaggcacaagagatctcgaatagctaaagcaatcttgtacaacaaaaacaaagccggaggcatcacaataccagatttcaggacatactacagggcagttgtaatcaaaacagcatggtactggtacagaaacagatggatagaccaatggaacagaattgaaacaccagaaatcaacccaaacatctacagccaacttatatttgatcaaggatctaaaaccaattcctggagcaaggacagtttattcaataaatggtgctgggaaaactggatttccacgtgcagaagcatgaagcaagacccctaccttacaccttacacaaaaatccactcaacatggattaaagacctaaatctacgacctgacaccatcaagttactagagaacattggagaaacccttcaagatattggcacaggcaaagagtttctggaaaagacccgggaggcacaggcagtcaaagccaaaatcaactattgggattgcatcaaattgagaagtttctgtactgcaaaagaaacagtcaggagagtgaagagacaaccgacagaatgggaaaaaatatttgcaaactatgcaacagataaagggttaataaccagaatctacaaagagatcaagaaactccacaaaaacaaaaccaacaacccaattaagagatgggccaaggacctcaatagacatttttcaaaagaggaaatccaaatggccaacaggcacatgaaaaaatgttcaaggtcattagtaatcagggaaatgcaaatcaaaaccacaatgaggtttcacctcaccccggttagaatggctcacattcagaaatctaccaacaatagatgctggcgaggatgtggggaaaaagggacactaacccactgttggtgggaatgcaaactggtcaagccactgtggaagtctgtctggagattcctcagaaacctgaatataaccctaccataaaacccagccatcccactccttggaatctacccaaagaaatttaaattggcaaacaaaaaagcggtctgcaccctaatgtttattgcagctcaattcacaatagcttagacctggaaccgacctaaatgcccatcaacagtagactgcataaagaaattatgggatatgtactctttagaatactataccacagtaagaaacaacgaaagcgagtcatttgcaacaaaatggaggaatctggaacacatcatgctgagtgaaataagccagtcccaaagggacaaataccatatgttctccctgatcggtgacaactgactgaacaccaaaaaggaaacctcctgaagtgaaacggacactatgggaaacggtgacttgatcagcatagccctgactgttaatgaacaacttaatacattatccctcttagtagtttttttgtctgttctacttaatatgcctggtttaattctgtaattaatacacagttattcttaagtgttaaaaattaactgaaatgtgatccctgttaaacataggagtgggaataagagagggaagagatgtataatttgggacatgctcaagctgacttgccccaaatggtagagttagaaacataccaggggattccaattcaatcccatcaaggtggcatgtaccaatgccatcttactattccaagtgatcaatttcagttcacaattgatcataatgaaaggactaagagtcaaagggagcacataaacaagtctagtacctgctaacactaaccgatggaataaataaaggggagagtgatccaacatgggaagtgagatactcagcagactcatagaatggcagatgtcctaaatagcactctggcctcagaatcagccctaaaggcattcggatctggctgaaaagcccatgagagtatttcaggcatggaaagccaagacactctggcaaaagatctctgcgagtgagattccagtggaaagaacaggtcttcaaagaaggaggtacctttctctgaagggaggagagaacctccactttgactatgagcttgtctaaacaagataagaatcggagaactcagagggcttccatagcctggaaactcatgaccagagcatagggagactactgatgccatagacaggagtgtcaattggtaaagtcaacaacaggattcactgtgcacttactcctcatgtaggatctctgtccttaatgtgctgtgtattgagatttaatgctataacgagtactcaaacaatatatttcactttgtgttttcatgggggtgcaaactgttgaaatctttacttaatgtatactaaagtgatcctctgtaaaaaaaaaaaaaaaaaaaaaaaagaaattatcaactcccaacttgactctcactgggattaaacatgacaataggtctgatctgatttcatcatcacttaaaaaaatcatctattatttttcactttatgtttctgtgtgagagcaaactgttgaaatcgttacttaatgtatactaagctgatcttctgtatattaagataatcgaaaatgaatcttgatgtgaatggaaggggagagggagtgggaggggggagggtagtgggtgggttggacggtatgtgggggaagccattgtaatccataaatcgtactttggaaatttatattcattaaataaaagttaaaaaaaaagaaaatgaaacacagcATGTATCCTCAATATATAAGACTGTGAATAAAGAACTCTCACTCTACAACTCAATAACCAACTATCCAACTTTTAAAATGGATAAggtatcagggctggtgctgtggcatagcggataaagcttcCGCTTGCactgttggcatccaatatggacgctGGGaggagacctggctactccacttttttttttttttttttttttgacaggcagagtggacagtgagagagagagacagagagaaaggtcttcctttgccgttggttcaccctccaatggctgccgtagccggtgcgctgcggccagcacaccgcgctgattcaatggcaggagccagctacttatcctggtctcccatggggtgcaggacccaagcacctgggccatcctgccacagcagagagctggcctggaagaggggcaaccgggacagaatccggtgccccgactatgactagaacctggtgtgctggtgccgcaaggcgcaggattagcctagtgagccgcggcgccggctggctgctccacttctgatccagctctgctgtggcctgggaaagcagtggaagacggcccaagtccttgggcccctgcacctgcgtgggaagacctggagga comes from the Oryctolagus cuniculus chromosome X, mOryCun1.1, whole genome shotgun sequence genome and includes:
- the CLIC2 gene encoding chloride intracellular channel protein 2 isoform X1 codes for the protein MAGLSPSPHADPEIELFVKAGSDGESIGNCPFCQRLFMILWLKGVKFNVTTVDMTRKPEELKDLAPGTNPPFLVYNKELKTDFIKIEEFLEQTLIPPRYPRLSPKYKESFDVGCNLFAKFSAYIKNTQKEANKNFEKSLLREFKRLDDYLNTPLLDEIDPDSHEEFTVSRRLFLDGDHMTLADCSLLPKLNIIKVAAKKYRDFDIPEEFSGVWRYLHNAYAREEFTHTCPEDKEIENTYASVAKQSS
- the CLIC2 gene encoding chloride intracellular channel protein 2 isoform X2, which encodes MAGSDGESIGNCPFCQRLFMILWLKGVKFNVTTVDMTRKPEELKDLAPGTNPPFLVYNKELKTDFIKIEEFLEQTLIPPRYPRLSPKYKESFDVGCNLFAKFSAYIKNTQKEANKNFEKSLLREFKRLDDYLNTPLLDEIDPDSHEEFTVSRRLFLDGDHMTLADCSLLPKLNIIKVAAKKYRDFDIPEEFSGVWRYLHNAYAREEFTHTCPEDKEIENTYASVAKQSS
- the CLIC2 gene encoding chloride intracellular channel protein 2 isoform X3, whose translation is MAGLSPSPHADPEIELFVKAGSDGESIGNCPFCQRLFMILWLKGVKFNVTTVDMTRYPRLSPKYKESFDVGCNLFAKFSAYIKNTQKEANKNFEKSLLREFKRLDDYLNTPLLDEIDPDSHEEFTVSRRLFLDGDHMTLADCSLLPKLNIIKVAAKKYRDFDIPEEFSGVWRYLHNAYAREEFTHTCPEDKEIENTYASVAKQSS